In Euphorbia lathyris chromosome 9, ddEupLath1.1, whole genome shotgun sequence, the following are encoded in one genomic region:
- the LOC136205834 gene encoding protein PAT1 homolog 1-like isoform X1, protein MEKVVGFDSFSDMDDMTNTFSSGVNFGVLSDMDDMTSTFAKLNRNVTGPRHPGVIGDRGSGSFSRESSSATDWAQDEEFVSWFDQQMFDTENTEEGNRWSSQPQSSSNHYSESKPLYRTSSYPQQQPQLHRFSSEPLPLPKSNFTSFPPPGGCDRQSSSDLLNNLSLAGEPLHFSTQNLSPLSNSNLNLAGIHQGSHYRGKMPSIPSPGRSFSNRPHNHWVNHAGLLQVDQSSLLQSILQQQLSQQNGLLSGQLMSPQQQMLHTPVHPSLAHLAAMQSHLYNSHPSSAHKMMFGLPETNDHKHKSSRKGRSHTRLSQQNSDTCSQKSESGWLQFRSKHMTSEEIESILKMQHAATHSNDPYIDDYYHQARLAKKSSGSRGKQHFCPSNMKEHSSRGRNSTDQQSHNSLGKTPFSIRRPQPLLDADPPPGSGDGSSELILERPLEQEPMLAARITVEDCLCLLLDVDDIDRFLQLNQPQDGGAQLRRKRQMMLDGLAASLQLVDPLSQSGNTVGMSSKDDLVFLRIVSLPKGRKLITRYLQLIFPGSELIRIVCMAIFRHLRFLFGSIPTDPAAAESTSNLMKTVTSCVNCMDLHALSACLVAVVCSSEQPPFRPLGNPAGDGASVILKSLLERASKLLKDPQIPGNFSGHNFSLWQASFDEFFDLLTKYCLIKYDTILQSVYSKNPSGTEDTDQEVRTATKREMPVELLRACLPHTNERQMELLRRFGQQRNASTAFYGHTGNSGLINSESVRS, encoded by the exons TTGAACAGGAATGTGACAGGACCAAGACATCCAGGAGTTATTGGTGATAGAGGATCTGGGTCCTTTTCAAGAGAAA GTTCATCTGCCACTGATTGGGCACAAGATGAAGAATTTGTTAGCTGGTTTGATCAACAGATGTTTGATACTGAAAATACTGAGGAAGGCAATAGATGGTCATCACAACCTCAATCCTCTTCTAACCATTATTCAGAATCAAAACCTTTGTACAGAACTTCCTCATATCCCCAGCAGCAACCACAGCTGCATCGCTTCTCAAGTGAACCGCTTCCTCTACCCAAATCAAATTTCACTTCCTTTCCTCCTCCTGGTGGTTGTGATCGACAGTCTTCATCAGATCTCCTGAATAATCTCTCTCTTGCTGGTGAACCACTGCACTTCTCTACTCAAAACCTTTCTCCTTTGTCCAACTCGAATCTTAATCTGGCTGGCATACATCAAGGTTCACACTACCGTGGAAAAATGCCCTCAATACCCTCCCCTGGCCGTTCTTTTAGTAACCGGCCGCATAATCATTGGGTGAACCATGCTGGCCTATTACAAGTAGATCAGTCTAGTCTCTTGCAGAGTATATTGCAGCAACAATTATCCCAACAGAATGGCCTGCTGTCTGGACAGTTGATGTCACCGCAGCAGCAGATGCTCCATACTCCAGTCCATCCATCTTTGGCTCATCTGGCAGCAATGCAGTCTCACCTTTATAATAGTCATCCTTCATCAGCACATAAAATGATGTTTGGTTTACCAGAAACGAATGATCATAAACACAAATCATCACGAAAAGGCCGGTCTCATACGCGTCTTTCTCAACAAAACTCTGATACTTGCAGCCAGAAAAGTGAAAGTGGTTGGTTGCAATTTAGATCCAAGCATATGACATCTGAAGAGATAGAAAGCATTCTGAAAATGCAGCATGCTGCAACACATAGCAATGACCCATATATAGATGATTATTACCACCAAGCTCGTCTTGCCAAAAAATCTAGTGGATCTAGAGGAAAACAACATTTCTGCCCATCTAACATGAAGGAGCATTCTTCTCGAGGCCGTAACAGCACAGACCAGCAGTCTCATAATTCGCTTGGGAAGACTCCCTTTTCCATACGTAGGCCACAACCTCTTCTTGATGCTGATCCTCCACCTGGTTCTGGTGATGGAAGTTCTGAACTTATCCTTGAGAGGCCTTTAGAACAAGAACCTATGCTTGCAGCTAGAATCACTGTTGAAGATTGTCTATGCCTTCTCCTTGATGTGGATGATATTGATCGGTTTCTGCAGTTAAATCAGCCCCAAGATGGTGGGGCACAGCTTAGGCGTAAACGGCAGATGATGCTTGATGGATTAGCTGCATCCCTCCAGCTTGTTGATCCACTTAGTCAAAGCGGAAACACAGTTGGGATGTCCTCCAAAGATGACCTTGTGTTCCTGCGGATAGTTTCTCTTCCCAAGGGCAGAAAGCTCATCACTAGATACCTTCAGCTTATTTTTCCTGGTAGTGAACTAATCCGAATTGTCTGCATGGCTATATTTCGTCACTTGAGATTTCTGTTTGGAAGCATTCCAACAGATCCAGCAGCAGCCGAATCAACTAGTAATCTTATGAAGACAGTCACTTCATGTGTTAATTGTATGGATCTTCATGCACTGAGTGCTTGTCTTGTTGCGGTTGTTTGTTCTTCGGAGCAGCCGCCTTTTAGGCCTCTTGGTAATCCTGCTGGAGATGGGGCTTCTGTTATATTGAAGTCTCTGCTTGAGAGGGCAAGTAAGTTACTAAAAGATCCTCAGATACCAGGCAACTTCAGTGGGCATAACTTTTCGCTCTGGCAAGCATCATTTGATGAATTTTTTGATCTGCTAACAAAGTATTGCCTGATTAAGTATGATACTATTCTCCAATCAGTGTATTCAAAGAACCCTTCAGGTACAGAAGATACAGATCAAGAGGTGCGCACAGCTACAAAACGAGAAATGCCAGTTGAGCTTTTACGGGCATGCCTGCCTCATACGAATGAACGGCAGATGGAACTTTTGAGACGTTTTGGGCAGCAGCGCAATGCCAGCACAGCATTTTATGGACATACAGGGAACAGTGGGCTCATAAACTCGGAATCAGTGAGGAGTTGA
- the LOC136205834 gene encoding protein PAT1 homolog 1-like isoform X2: MLSGSSATDWAQDEEFVSWFDQQMFDTENTEEGNRWSSQPQSSSNHYSESKPLYRTSSYPQQQPQLHRFSSEPLPLPKSNFTSFPPPGGCDRQSSSDLLNNLSLAGEPLHFSTQNLSPLSNSNLNLAGIHQGSHYRGKMPSIPSPGRSFSNRPHNHWVNHAGLLQVDQSSLLQSILQQQLSQQNGLLSGQLMSPQQQMLHTPVHPSLAHLAAMQSHLYNSHPSSAHKMMFGLPETNDHKHKSSRKGRSHTRLSQQNSDTCSQKSESGWLQFRSKHMTSEEIESILKMQHAATHSNDPYIDDYYHQARLAKKSSGSRGKQHFCPSNMKEHSSRGRNSTDQQSHNSLGKTPFSIRRPQPLLDADPPPGSGDGSSELILERPLEQEPMLAARITVEDCLCLLLDVDDIDRFLQLNQPQDGGAQLRRKRQMMLDGLAASLQLVDPLSQSGNTVGMSSKDDLVFLRIVSLPKGRKLITRYLQLIFPGSELIRIVCMAIFRHLRFLFGSIPTDPAAAESTSNLMKTVTSCVNCMDLHALSACLVAVVCSSEQPPFRPLGNPAGDGASVILKSLLERASKLLKDPQIPGNFSGHNFSLWQASFDEFFDLLTKYCLIKYDTILQSVYSKNPSGTEDTDQEVRTATKREMPVELLRACLPHTNERQMELLRRFGQQRNASTAFYGHTGNSGLINSESVRS; the protein is encoded by the exons ATGCTATCAG GTTCATCTGCCACTGATTGGGCACAAGATGAAGAATTTGTTAGCTGGTTTGATCAACAGATGTTTGATACTGAAAATACTGAGGAAGGCAATAGATGGTCATCACAACCTCAATCCTCTTCTAACCATTATTCAGAATCAAAACCTTTGTACAGAACTTCCTCATATCCCCAGCAGCAACCACAGCTGCATCGCTTCTCAAGTGAACCGCTTCCTCTACCCAAATCAAATTTCACTTCCTTTCCTCCTCCTGGTGGTTGTGATCGACAGTCTTCATCAGATCTCCTGAATAATCTCTCTCTTGCTGGTGAACCACTGCACTTCTCTACTCAAAACCTTTCTCCTTTGTCCAACTCGAATCTTAATCTGGCTGGCATACATCAAGGTTCACACTACCGTGGAAAAATGCCCTCAATACCCTCCCCTGGCCGTTCTTTTAGTAACCGGCCGCATAATCATTGGGTGAACCATGCTGGCCTATTACAAGTAGATCAGTCTAGTCTCTTGCAGAGTATATTGCAGCAACAATTATCCCAACAGAATGGCCTGCTGTCTGGACAGTTGATGTCACCGCAGCAGCAGATGCTCCATACTCCAGTCCATCCATCTTTGGCTCATCTGGCAGCAATGCAGTCTCACCTTTATAATAGTCATCCTTCATCAGCACATAAAATGATGTTTGGTTTACCAGAAACGAATGATCATAAACACAAATCATCACGAAAAGGCCGGTCTCATACGCGTCTTTCTCAACAAAACTCTGATACTTGCAGCCAGAAAAGTGAAAGTGGTTGGTTGCAATTTAGATCCAAGCATATGACATCTGAAGAGATAGAAAGCATTCTGAAAATGCAGCATGCTGCAACACATAGCAATGACCCATATATAGATGATTATTACCACCAAGCTCGTCTTGCCAAAAAATCTAGTGGATCTAGAGGAAAACAACATTTCTGCCCATCTAACATGAAGGAGCATTCTTCTCGAGGCCGTAACAGCACAGACCAGCAGTCTCATAATTCGCTTGGGAAGACTCCCTTTTCCATACGTAGGCCACAACCTCTTCTTGATGCTGATCCTCCACCTGGTTCTGGTGATGGAAGTTCTGAACTTATCCTTGAGAGGCCTTTAGAACAAGAACCTATGCTTGCAGCTAGAATCACTGTTGAAGATTGTCTATGCCTTCTCCTTGATGTGGATGATATTGATCGGTTTCTGCAGTTAAATCAGCCCCAAGATGGTGGGGCACAGCTTAGGCGTAAACGGCAGATGATGCTTGATGGATTAGCTGCATCCCTCCAGCTTGTTGATCCACTTAGTCAAAGCGGAAACACAGTTGGGATGTCCTCCAAAGATGACCTTGTGTTCCTGCGGATAGTTTCTCTTCCCAAGGGCAGAAAGCTCATCACTAGATACCTTCAGCTTATTTTTCCTGGTAGTGAACTAATCCGAATTGTCTGCATGGCTATATTTCGTCACTTGAGATTTCTGTTTGGAAGCATTCCAACAGATCCAGCAGCAGCCGAATCAACTAGTAATCTTATGAAGACAGTCACTTCATGTGTTAATTGTATGGATCTTCATGCACTGAGTGCTTGTCTTGTTGCGGTTGTTTGTTCTTCGGAGCAGCCGCCTTTTAGGCCTCTTGGTAATCCTGCTGGAGATGGGGCTTCTGTTATATTGAAGTCTCTGCTTGAGAGGGCAAGTAAGTTACTAAAAGATCCTCAGATACCAGGCAACTTCAGTGGGCATAACTTTTCGCTCTGGCAAGCATCATTTGATGAATTTTTTGATCTGCTAACAAAGTATTGCCTGATTAAGTATGATACTATTCTCCAATCAGTGTATTCAAAGAACCCTTCAGGTACAGAAGATACAGATCAAGAGGTGCGCACAGCTACAAAACGAGAAATGCCAGTTGAGCTTTTACGGGCATGCCTGCCTCATACGAATGAACGGCAGATGGAACTTTTGAGACGTTTTGGGCAGCAGCGCAATGCCAGCACAGCATTTTATGGACATACAGGGAACAGTGGGCTCATAAACTCGGAATCAGTGAGGAGTTGA